CGTTCCGTGGAAGTGATCCTGAGTATCTACGTTCCTTCAGCTCCTTATATCCAGAAGGACAAACAATTATTTTAGACCAGAACTATCGATCTACTCATCCTATTGTTTCCCTTGCGAATAATGTCGTTACCAGTAACAAGAAGCGGATGAGTAAGCAGCTGGAGGCTCAGACTACTTCAGATACAGTTCCGTTCCTCTTTTTCCCATATGATGAAGAAGAGGAAGCTACAATGATTGTTACGGATATTAAAGAACGAATCGAACAAGGGGCTAGCCCCTCAGAATTCGCCATTTTGTATCGAACAAATGTCCACTCGATGGCTTTGTTTGAGCGTCTAATCCAATCAAGCATTCCATTTGTCGTAGAACAAGATGGTGAGTCCTTTTACAAGAGAAAAGTAGTCAAGAAGGCTTTAGCTTACCTACGAATTTCTCAGCACCCTGACGACACTGACGCGATGTCTGATCTTATTGGTGCGTTATTTTTAAAACAAGAAAGACTAACGGAAATCAAACGACTTAGTATTATGCAAGATTGCTCATTGCTTGATGCGCTTAAACACCTTGATGGACTTAAACCATTCCAAGCTAAAAAAGATGGAGGACCTGCAAGCTCAATGTTTGGATATTAGCAAAGCTACTCCTGAGGCAGCATTAACTCTTATTGAAAAAGAGCTTGGCTTTAAAGACTACCTGAAGAAACAAGGAAACGAAGGAAATAAAATGGACAAAGGTAGCGATGATCTCGCCAGACTTAAGGTATCGGCACGACAACATAACACCATTCACTCTTTTCTACAGCATGTGGATCATATGATTGCTAAACAAGAGGAACAACGCCAGCAGCCGGCAAGTTCAGATGCCGTTCAACTGATGACGATCCATCGCTCCAAAGGACTTGAATTCAATACCGTCTATATTTTAGGAGCTGTTGAAGGCTCGATGCCACATGATTATGCACTTGAAGCCTG
The nucleotide sequence above comes from Alkalicoccobacillus plakortidis. Encoded proteins:
- a CDS encoding 3'-5' exonuclease codes for the protein MDISKATPEAALTLIEKELGFKDYLKKQGNEGNKMDKGSDDLARLKVSARQHNTIHSFLQHVDHMIAKQEEQRQQPASSDAVQLMTIHRSKGLEFNTVYILGAVEGSMPHDYALEAWRDGDDQPLEEERRLMYVAMTRAEEHLAVSVPMMYRGKRAQRSRFVREMSRRTAPLNRTEVKNR